The nucleotide sequence AGCGCGGCGTGCACCACCGCGACCAGCGCCACCAGGAGCAGCACCCCCAGGTAGAGCCCCGCGAACACCGGTCCGGGAATACCCCAGGTGTCGGTCATGAGTCCGCCCTCCCTCGTCCGTGTGCGGAGACTACGTCCGAGGAAGGGCGGCGGGTTGCTCGCTTAAGGAGGATTTAGGCCGGCGGGTTTTCCGACCCGGGGACCAGTTTCAGCGAGATCGAGTTGATGCAGTAGCGCTGGTCGGTCGGGGTCGGGTAGCCCTCGCCCTCGAAGACGTGCCCGAGGTGGCTGTGGCAGGAGCCGCAGAGCACTTCGATCCGCTTCATGCCCATGGCGCGGTCCTCGCGCAGCAGCACGGCGTCGGAGTCGGCCGGGTCGTAGAACGACGGCCAGCCGCAGTGGCTCTCGAACTTCGTGTCGCTGCGGAACAGCTCGGCACCGCACGCGCGGCACTCGTAGACGCCGGTGGCCTTGGTGTCGGTGTACTCACCGGTGAACGGCCGTTCGGTCCCCGCCTGGCGGAGCACGGCGAACTCGTCGGGGCTGAGCTGGGCTCGCCATTCCTGCTCGGACTTCACGACGCGAGGGGTCGCGCCGACAACGGGTTTCATACCTTTCACCCGATCCACGTTACGCCGCGAGCCAGGCGAGGGCGTGCACCACGATGTCCCATGCGGCCACGATCACGCCGAGCACGATGAGAACCACGATCAGGGCCGACACCCAGTAGCGCAGCCCGCCGAGGCGGTTGCTGGAGTCGGCGAAGTCGGCGACGCCGTCGAGGGCGGCCTCGATGGTGTAGTTCGGGCCGCAGCGTTCGATGCGGTCGAGGTGCTCGGCGAACGCGCGCGCCTCCGGGTCGTACGGGTCCAGGCCGACCAGGTCCTCGTGGAAGCGAGGATTCTGGCCCGGCAGTGAAGCTCCGTCTTCGGCCATGCCACCACGGTAGGCCATCCGGACCCGTCAGCCCACCGGACGCGCGTTACGTCTCAGTAGCCTGGGCTGGCCGTGATGGCGTCGAGCTTGGTGTTCGCGTCGATGAGCGTCTGCCCGCCGACGATCACCATCCGGAACTTGTGCCGTCCGTTCAGGATGTTGAGGTACATCTGCACGGAGCCGTCTTCGGCGACACCCTCGTCCGTGCGCGCGGTGTTGAACGCGCCCACGTTCTTCTTGTTGTCCGCCCAGTACTGCTGGAACTGCTGTTGGTCGCCGTAGACCGCCTGGGCGGCCGGGGTCAGCATGTTCCAGTTTTCGGCCGGGCTGTTGAAGAAGTTGACCAGCTGCTGGCCGGTGGTCCCGATCGCGGTGATCTTGCCTTCGGACTTGGTCTTGCCCAGGTCGGCGGGCACCGCCGAGGTGCTCGGCGTCGGGGTCTTGGGCGTGCTGTGGCCCGTCGTCGGCTGGTTGCCCGGCGATTGGGCGGTCTGGTTGCCGCCCGAACCGCCGTTGCCGGAATTCAGGACCAGGAACACGATCACCGCGACCACGACGACGGCCGCGCCGGCGCCGGCGAACACCGCGTACTTGCGCTTGTTGTCCGGCTTCGCGGTGCCCGACGAGTACTGGGGGGCCCTGGCCGACGGCGCGGCCGCGGGCATCGGTCTGGGCGGGGTGTTCGGCGGGGCGGCCGGGGACCGCATCGGCATGAACGCCGCGGTCGGGCGCGGCGGGTTCGACGGTGCCTTGCTCGCGGCCTGGTTCGCGGGCGCGGGCGTGCCGACCGGCGGGGACGACGGTGCCTTGTTGGCGGTCCGCTGCCACGGCGGCCGCTCGTCGTCCGCGGACCCGGGTGTGGCGGGCTTGCGGCCCGCGCCGCCGGAGAGCAGCGGCGGGGACGCCGTCATGCCGCCGGGCTCGGTGCGGGCCAGCGCGGCCAGCCGCTCGCGGGCCTCGGCCATGCTCGGCCGCTCGCCCGGCTCGCTGCGCAGCAGGCTCATCAGCAGCGCGGTGGCTCCGCCCGCCTGCACCGGCGGGTTGATCTGGCCGTTCGCCGCCGCGTAGAGCAGCGCGAGCTGGTTGGTCGTGTTGCCGTACGGCGTGGTGCCCTCGATCGCCTGGTAGAGGGTCGCGCCGAGGGCGAAGACGTCGGAGCTGGGCACCGGGTCGGCGCCGCGGGCCAGTTCGGGCGCCAGGTACGCGGGCGTGCCGCCGATCAGGCCGGTCGCGGTCAGCGTCATGTCGCCGGCCGCGCGGGAGATGCCGAAGTCGGTGATCTTCGCGGTGCCGGTCTCGTCGATGAGGATGTTGCCCGGCTTGACGTCGCGGTGCACGATCCCGGCCCGGTGGGCCGCCACCAGCGCGGACGCGACCTGCTCGCCGATCCGGGCGACCCGCCCGAGCGGGAGGGTGCCCTCTTCGGAGAGGATCGTGGAGAGGCTGGGCCCGTTCAGGTACTCCATCACCAGGCAGGGGTCGCCGTTGTGCTCGGCGATGTCGAACACCACGATGGCGTTCGGGTGCTGGAACCGGGCCGCGTTCTTCGCCTCGCGCATCGCGCGCTGGCGCATGTTGTCGCGTTCGGTCTCGGAGACACCCGGCTGCGGGAGGATCTGCTTGATCGCGACGGTGCGTTCGAGGCGCACGTCGGTCGCGCGCCACACGACACCCATGGCACCGCTACCAATGTGTTCGACGAGGCGGTAGTGCCCCGCGATCAGCTGACCGGTGTCGATGGCGACTGCTCCTGACGAAATTCCCGGTGGTGGTGGCCCTGCTCAGCGCGGTACCGCTTCGCGCACCCGATCGAGTGTAGCGGTCGGCCGCGCGGGAGTTCGCGTCAGCCAGCCGGTCCGGCGGGCTGCGGTTCGGCCGGTGCCCGCTTCTTGAACACCTTGACCAGCCCGATTGCTCCGGCCAGCGCGAACAAGCCGTAACAGGCGAGCAGCGCGGGCGGCGTGTCGCCGGTCAGGGCGTCGCCGAGGACGACCACGGCGACCGTGCCGGGCACGCTCCCGAGCAGCGTACCGGCCAGGTACGGGACGAGCCGCACAGAGGACACCCCGCAGAGGTAGCTGAAGGGCGCGAACGGCACCACCGGGATCAGCCGCAGTGACGTGATGGCGAGGACGCCGCCGCCGGAAAGGCGGTCGTTGACCGTTTTGACCGCGGACCGGTGCAGGTGCCGGGTGACCAGGTCGCGGCCGAGCAGGCGGGCCAGTCCGAAGGAGAGGCCGGCCGCGATGGTGGTGGCGACCAGGCCGATCGCGATCCCGGCCGCGGTGCCGACGAGCAGGCCGGCGGCGAGGTTGAACACCGTCCGCGGGACGGGCGCCACGGTGAGCAGCGAGTACGCGACGAGCAGCACGAGCGGGGTGGCGGGGCCGGTGGCCGCGGCCCAGGCCTGCAGGTCGGCCGGGCCGGGGATCGGCAGCAGCACCGCGGCCGCCGCGAAGGCGGCGAGCACGGCGAGCGCGACGATCAGTTTGGTGCGGCCGGACACCGTTCGAGCCTACCGGCCGGGGTGCGGCGGGCGGCCCGGGCGCAGTGAATGACTCATTCCTGGCGTCGCATGCAGTGAATGAGTCATTCACTGCATGCGGGTGCCGCTAGCGTGGCCGCATGCCCAAGAACGGTGACCCGGTCGAGTACGAGGTGGACGGGCGCACGGTCCGCGTCACGAGCCCCGACAAGGTGTACTTCCCCCAGCGCGGCATCACGAAGCGGCAGGTCGTCGAGCACTACATCACGGTCGGCGCGCCGCTGCTGCGCGCGATCGGCGAGCGTCCGACGACGCTGAAGCGCTACGTCGACGGCGTCGAAGGCGAGTGGTTCTACGCCAAGCGCGTGCCGAAGGGCGCGCCCGAGTGGGTTTCGACCGCCGGGATCACGTTCCCGTCCGGCCGCAAGGCGGCCGAGGTGTGCCCGACCGAGCCGGCGGTGTTCGCGTGGGCGGCCAACCTGGGCACGTTCGACTTCCACCCGTGGCCGGTCCGCCGCCCGGACACCGACCACCCCGACGAGCTCCGGATCGACGTCGATCCGCCGGACCGGGCGGGCTTCGCGGACGCGGTCGAGGTGGCGATGGTGGTCCGCGAGGTCCTGGCGGACGCGGGGCTGACCGGCTACCCGAAGACCTCCGGCGGCCGCGGGGTGCACGTGCTGGTCCGCATCCGCCCGGAGTGGGACTTCATCGCGGTCCGGCACGCGGTGATCGCGCTGGGCCGCGAGGTCGCCCGGCGCATCCCGGAGAAGGCGACGATCAACTGGTGGAAGGAGGAGCGGGAGGGCCGCGTGTTCCTCGACTACAACCAGGCGGCCCGCGACCGGACGGTGGCTTCGTCCTGGTCGGTCCGCGGCACCCCGCGCGCCACGGTGTCGACGCCGCTGACGTGGGACCTGCTGGGCGAGGTGGACGCGGACGACTTCGACGTCCTGACGATCCCGGCGTTCCTGGAGAAGCACGGAGACCTGCACGCGCCGATGGACGCCTCGCCGTTCGGCCTGGAGACGGCGCTGGAGTGGTACGAGCGGGATGAGCGGGACCACGGGCTGGGGGAACTGCCGTATCCGCCGGACTACCCGAAGATGCCGGGGGAGCCGAAGCGGGTCCAGCCGAGCAAGGCGCGTCCCGAGTGACCTCACGGCCTGCGGCAGTGCCGGTGTAACCGGAACCACAGCATCGGCGGAAATGGTTGTCATTCTGCGCCGAATGTCCCAGCGGGTGATGCGGCGAGTGATCACGCAAACGCCCGCTGTCGCCTTTCGGGTCACAAATGTTGCACGGCCGATCTCCATGTCACGATCTTGGTCTCCGACGGCGTAACGTGCGGTCCCGGATCGACGACTCCCCCGGGCCATCGGGGGGGGGTCCGAGGAAGGAGGCCGTTCGTGGACGACCTGATCGCTTTCCTCGCGGCGCGCGTGGGCGCGCGGCAGGCGTTGATCATGCAGGCCGTCAACAAGGCGAAGGCCGGCGAGGTGATGAACCGCGGCGAGACGAAGGTCGCCGTGGAGCAGAAGATCCGCGGGCTCACCGACCTCGAGCTCGACGTGGTCAACCAGATGATCAACGAGATCGAGGCGACCCGGCGGATCCTGCTCGCCCATCGCACGACGGTGTCGGAGAAGGTCCCCGGGTTTCCGCTCTACGGCAGCGAATACTGGTGTGAAACCTGCCACGTGCCAGCCGACGAGGCCGGCTCCAACTGGTGCCTCACGCTGCGCCTGCTGGCCCTGCCCTACGCCGACCACCCGGAGTACAGCGAGCGCTGGCGGCCCTGACGGGAATCCCGTCACGCGCACGGCGTTGCACCGGAAGTGACGCTGTTCTCCGTGCTCGATCGCTCGCCCGTGCGGCGGGACCGCGGGCCCGCGCAGGCGCTGCGGGACACCGTCGCCTTCGCCGCCCGCGTCGAACGGCTGGGCTACCACCGGTTCTGGGTGTCCGAGCACCACGGCGTGCCGGGCGTCGCCGGGTCCGCGCCGACCGTGCTGGCCGCCGCCGTCGCAAGCGCGACGAGCCGCATCCGTGTCGGCACCGGTGGCGTGATGCTGCCGAACCACCGGCCGCTGGTCGTGGCGGAGCAGTTCGGCGTCCTGGAAGCGCTTCACCCGGGGCGGATCGACATGGGTCTCGGCCGGTCCGTCGGCTTCACCGGCGGCGTCCGATCGGCGCTGGGGCACGGCAAAGAGGACGCCGACGACTTCGGCGCCCAGGTCCGGGAACTGCTCGGCTTCTTCACCGGGGGATACGCATACCCTGGCGTGCACGCCTACCCGGCCGAGGGGCTGCGCGTGCCGCCGTTCCTGCTGGCCACCGGCTCGGGCGCGGACCTCGCCGCGGAGCTCGGGCTGCCGCTGGTGATCGCCCCGGTGCGCGGCGAACGAGCCCTGGCCGAAGCCGTGACGCGCTACCGGAACGGGTTCCGGCCGTCCGGGTGGGCGCGCGAGCCGTACGTGGTGGTGTCGGCGGCGATCGCGGTGGCGGACTCCGCGGCGGACGCGCGCCGGCTGCTCGTCTCGGAAGCCTGGGCGACGGTGTATTCGCGCTCCCACGGCGTCTTCCCGCCCCTGGACCCGCCCGCCGACATCCTCGCGGCGCCGATGAGCGACCGCGAGCGCCGGCGGCTCGAGGAGACTTTGGACGGTCAGATTTCGGGCACGCCCGCCGAAGTGGCGGACCGGCTGGGGCGGTTGGTGGCGGTCACCGGCGCCGACGAAATCCTCGCCACGACCGCCGCCTACGACCAATCCGCGCGGCTCGATTCCTTTGCCGCGTTGGCCGAACTGACGGGGAAGCGTGAGCCCATTTCCTGATATTCGGATATCAGGTCAAGGAATTTCGGTGCCGTATTCCGGTGCTATGATTCCCCGGTGACTGCCGGGTCGGCCTCGAGCCGTGAGCAGACGGGGCACCCGGCTGTGCCGTGACCTCCGGGCGGCCCCGCGGGCCGCCGCCTCCTCGCGCGGATCTCCCTGATCGGGACGTGCGCGGGAAGGAGGTGAAATCGCATGACCCCATGGCAGGAGTTCTTCGAGGCCCACGCCGAGGGCAGCGTCCTCGACGGCGTCGTGGCCCGTGTGCTGCCGTTCGGCGCGTTCGTCGAGGTCGCGGACGGCATCCACGGCTTGCTGGTGACCGACGCGGCACCGGAAGCCGGGACACGGCTGCCCGTCCGCATCGAAGCCATCGACGTGGAACGGCGCCGATTCAGCCTGGTGAAGGCGTGAGGTGAGCCGGGTGAGGCAGGGCGCCCTGCCTCACCCGAGCACCAGCGGCA is from Amycolatopsis mediterranei and encodes:
- the msrB gene encoding peptide-methionine (R)-S-oxide reductase MsrB, yielding MKPVVGATPRVVKSEQEWRAQLSPDEFAVLRQAGTERPFTGEYTDTKATGVYECRACGAELFRSDTKFESHCGWPSFYDPADSDAVLLREDRAMGMKRIEVLCGSCHSHLGHVFEGEGYPTPTDQRYCINSISLKLVPGSENPPA
- a CDS encoding serine/threonine-protein kinase, which translates into the protein MIAGHYRLVEHIGSGAMGVVWRATDVRLERTVAIKQILPQPGVSETERDNMRQRAMREAKNAARFQHPNAIVVFDIAEHNGDPCLVMEYLNGPSLSTILSEEGTLPLGRVARIGEQVASALVAAHRAGIVHRDVKPGNILIDETGTAKITDFGISRAAGDMTLTATGLIGGTPAYLAPELARGADPVPSSDVFALGATLYQAIEGTTPYGNTTNQLALLYAAANGQINPPVQAGGATALLMSLLRSEPGERPSMAEARERLAALARTEPGGMTASPPLLSGGAGRKPATPGSADDERPPWQRTANKAPSSPPVGTPAPANQAASKAPSNPPRPTAAFMPMRSPAAPPNTPPRPMPAAAPSARAPQYSSGTAKPDNKRKYAVFAGAGAAVVVVAVIVFLVLNSGNGGSGGNQTAQSPGNQPTTGHSTPKTPTPSTSAVPADLGKTKSEGKITAIGTTGQQLVNFFNSPAENWNMLTPAAQAVYGDQQQFQQYWADNKKNVGAFNTARTDEGVAEDGSVQMYLNILNGRHKFRMVIVGGQTLIDANTKLDAITASPGY
- a CDS encoding TVP38/TMEM64 family protein, which translates into the protein MSGRTKLIVALAVLAAFAAAAVLLPIPGPADLQAWAAATGPATPLVLLVAYSLLTVAPVPRTVFNLAAGLLVGTAAGIAIGLVATTIAAGLSFGLARLLGRDLVTRHLHRSAVKTVNDRLSGGGVLAITSLRLIPVVPFAPFSYLCGVSSVRLVPYLAGTLLGSVPGTVAVVVLGDALTGDTPPALLACYGLFALAGAIGLVKVFKKRAPAEPQPAGPAG
- a CDS encoding DNA polymerase domain-containing protein, translated to MPKNGDPVEYEVDGRTVRVTSPDKVYFPQRGITKRQVVEHYITVGAPLLRAIGERPTTLKRYVDGVEGEWFYAKRVPKGAPEWVSTAGITFPSGRKAAEVCPTEPAVFAWAANLGTFDFHPWPVRRPDTDHPDELRIDVDPPDRAGFADAVEVAMVVREVLADAGLTGYPKTSGGRGVHVLVRIRPEWDFIAVRHAVIALGREVARRIPEKATINWWKEEREGRVFLDYNQAARDRTVASSWSVRGTPRATVSTPLTWDLLGEVDADDFDVLTIPAFLEKHGDLHAPMDASPFGLETALEWYERDERDHGLGELPYPPDYPKMPGEPKRVQPSKARPE
- a CDS encoding DUF6221 family protein, which translates into the protein MDDLIAFLAARVGARQALIMQAVNKAKAGEVMNRGETKVAVEQKIRGLTDLELDVVNQMINEIEATRRILLAHRTTVSEKVPGFPLYGSEYWCETCHVPADEAGSNWCLTLRLLALPYADHPEYSERWRP
- a CDS encoding LLM class flavin-dependent oxidoreductase, translated to MTLFSVLDRSPVRRDRGPAQALRDTVAFAARVERLGYHRFWVSEHHGVPGVAGSAPTVLAAAVASATSRIRVGTGGVMLPNHRPLVVAEQFGVLEALHPGRIDMGLGRSVGFTGGVRSALGHGKEDADDFGAQVRELLGFFTGGYAYPGVHAYPAEGLRVPPFLLATGSGADLAAELGLPLVIAPVRGERALAEAVTRYRNGFRPSGWAREPYVVVSAAIAVADSAADARRLLVSEAWATVYSRSHGVFPPLDPPADILAAPMSDRERRRLEETLDGQISGTPAEVADRLGRLVAVTGADEILATTAAYDQSARLDSFAALAELTGKREPIS
- a CDS encoding S1 RNA-binding domain-containing protein; this encodes MTPWQEFFEAHAEGSVLDGVVARVLPFGAFVEVADGIHGLLVTDAAPEAGTRLPVRIEAIDVERRRFSLVKA